The Toxotes jaculatrix isolate fToxJac2 chromosome 21, fToxJac2.pri, whole genome shotgun sequence genome includes a region encoding these proteins:
- the tbata gene encoding protein TBATA → MSIAQSPDSRGTTRERSRSQTTQALFTTEFNKMLPKSSPRFGALSHHSFFSRHNPHPHRVRHIQGLNGRPVCMVRDDWFVTSSLFPHPLLRSHVLRKAADPSFVFPLAQNLDGFSRNKNKSALFSEAWRDELKEFAAKISFSSQAQKDKKEDQPEDEFVRRKTQYSAETGRIIPPSSKSYQRRSHSQRLIYPQPFHDQEFMVLELLCQILQTDSLSTVQQWLLLAGQREKDLVMGMIKQALDGVDLSGHHQKNFQQLQAFHPGASPPVYGPSLDQTWRKPQRTCSNRVARTLSDDKPERIGDAEVLAVHAGAQNHLQDHPLQPTDTV, encoded by the exons ATGTCGATAGCACAAAGTCCAGACTCCCGGGGAACGACAAGAGAGAGGAGTCGCAGTCAAACTACTCAGGCGCTATTCACCACTGAATTCAACAAGATGCTGCCGAAGAGCAGTCCACGCTTTGGTGCCTTGAGTCATCACTCATTCTTCTCCCGGCATAACCCTCATCCACACAGGGTGAGACATATTCAAG GGCTCAATGGTAGACCCGTTTGCATGGTGAGAGATGATTGGTTTGTCACCTCATCGTTATTTCCTCATCCGCTTCTCAGGAGCCACGTCCTCAGGAAAGCAGCTGAtccatcttttgtttttccgcTTGCTCAGAATCTTGATGGATTCagtagaaacaaaaacaaatcag CACTATTTTCAGAAGCCTGGAGGGACGAACTTAAAGAATTCGCTGcaaaaatcagtttttcttctcAAGCACAAAAGGACAAGAAAGAG GACCAACCAGAGGACGAATTTGTTCGTCGAAAGACCCAATATTCAGCTGAAACCGGGAGAatcatccctccatccagcAAGTCTTACCAGCGCAGATCCCATTCCCAGCGCCTGATTTATCCTCAGCCTTTCCATGACCAAGAATTCATG GTGTTGGAGCTACTTTGTCAGATCCTGCAGACTGATTCCCTGTCCACAGTCCAACAGTGGCTTCTGCTTGCAGGCCAAAGAG AGAAAGACCTGGTGATGGGGATGATCAAACAAGCTCTGGATGGCGTCGACCTCTCAGGTCATCATCAGAAAAACTTCCAGCAGCTCCAGGCTTTTCATCCTGGTGCATCTCCGCCAGTGTATGGTCCATCACTCGACCAGACGTGGAGAAAACCACAGAGAACGTG CTCAAACAGAGTGGCCCGAACTTTGAGCGATGACAAACCAG AGAGGATTGGAGATGCAGAGGTCCTTGCTGTCCACGCAGGAGCTCAGAATCATCTTCAAGATCATCCACTTCAGCCCACAGACACTGTATAG
- the star2 gene encoding steroidogenic acute regulatory protein: MMPAVVKLCCGISYPHLRSMAGLQRTAVAVIGQEITHLQRWGQIQHHMRTHGFDYNDNQEEHFAVPKKEDVKPLPVKEDQLFYVQQGQEAMRKALSMLEDKEGWKVEITENNGDVICSKVMLGARKVFRLEAVLEASVDELYDLLFVRVEEMHQWNPSIQHIKVLKRVGPETIVTHEVSSETAGNLIGQRDFLSVRHSCKQKSSVYLGGAAIQLESFPPQAGFVRAEDGPTCIIIQALDGDTRKSRFTWLLNMDVKGWLPKSIVNQALPRAQLDFTRHLRRRLTASATLGV, encoded by the exons ATGATGCCTGCAGTTGTAAAGCTCTGCTGTGGAATCTCCTACCCACATCTGAGGAGTATGGCAG GACTTCAGCGCACAGCTGTGGCAGTGATAGGCCAGGAGATCACGCACCTGCAGCGATGGGGGCAAATCCAACACCACATGAGAACGCATGGTTTTGATTATAATG atAACCAAGAAGAACATTTTGCAGTACCCAAAAAAGAAGATGTGAAGCCTCTGCCAGTGAAAGAAGATCAGCTGTTCTATGTACAACAGGGCCAAGAAGCAATGAGGAAGGCTCTCAGTATGTTGGAGGACAAAGAAGGATGGAAGGTCGAGATCACAGAG AACAATGGGGATGTGATCTGTAGCAAAGTGATGCTGGGAGCCAGGAAGGTCTTCAGGCTGGAGGCGGTCCTGGAGGCCAGTGTGGACGAGCTCTATGACCTCCTGTTTGTCAGAGTGGAGGAGATGCACCAGTGGAACCCGAGCATACAGCATATTAAA GTTCTGAAGCGTGTTGGACCTGAAACGATTGTCACTCACGAGGTTTCATCCGAGACAGCAGGAAATCTTATTGGCCAAAGGGATTTCCTGAGTGTCAGACATAGTTGCAAACAAAAGTCCAGCGTTTATCTTGGAGGAGCAGCAATTCAGCTGGAGTCGTTCCCACCCCAGGCAGGCTTTGTGAG AGCTGAGGATGGACCAACCTGCATCATCATACAAGCTCTGGACGGGGACACAAGAAAAAGCCGCTTCACATGGCTTCTTAATATGGATGTTAAG GGCTGGCTTCCAAAGTCCATTGTCAATCAGGCTTTACCCAGAGCACAGCTGGATTTCACCAGACACCTCCGCAGACGTCTCACAGCGAGCGCCACCCTGGGTGTCTGA